In Candidatus Methylomirabilota bacterium, the genomic window GCGCTTATCTCGAGGCTCAGCTTGAGGGCCGTGAGCACCTGTCCGATCTCGTCGTGGAGCTCCCGGGCCAGGTGGCGCCGCTCGGCCTCCTGGACCTCCACCAGGCGGCGGGAGAGCGCCTGGAGTCGCTCGCGCCCGGCCCGCACCTCATCGAACATGCGGGCGCCGTGGAGGGCGACGGCCAGCGAGTCGGCCACCTCGCGGGCGATCTCGACGTCATGTGCCTGGAACGCGCCAGGGAGGCTCGCGCTGAGGTTGAGCGAGCCGATCAGCTCGCCCTGGGCGATGAGGGGGATGTTGACGTATGAGCGCACCCCCTCGGCCAGCAGATCGTCGTGGATGGGGAGCAGCCGGGGGAGGCTCAGGATGTCCTCCACGACGTGCACCGTCCCGCGGCGAAGCTCCTCGACCCCGAACACCTCCAGCGGCACGCGGGTGCCCGGGCCCACGCGGGTGGCGACATCGGTCTCGATGAAGGCGATCGTCGCGGCGTCCTCGTCTGGCTCGAAGAGGGCCACGCCCGCCCGCTGGCAGGTCAGCCGGCGCCGGATGTGACGCAGACTGGCGGCCGCGATCTCCGCCGGCGACCGGGCGAGCAGGATCGCCTGGTCGGCCTCGTGCAGGATCTCGAGCCGCTCGGCGTAATCACGTAGCGCCTCTTCCGCCCGCTTCCGAGGGGTGACGTCCTGGATCTCGGCCAGGAAGTGGAGAGGTTGGCCGGCGGCGTCGCGTAGCAGGGTGACGCTCAGGGCCGCCCACACGATGACCCCCGACCGGGAGACGTACCGCTTCTCGAGCTGGTAGGAATCCGCCTCGCCGCCCAGCATCCGGGCGTCGAGCGCGAGCTCCTGCTCCACGTCCTCAGGCGGGGTGAGCGCCTGCCAGTGCGTGGCCAGCAGCTCCTCCTCGGAATACCCGAGCATGTCGCACAGGGCGCGGTTGACGCGCAGGTAGCGGCCGTCCAGCGCCTGGAGGGCCCGGCCGAGCCGGGACTGCTCGAAGGCGGCCCGGAACCGCGCCTCGCTCTCGCGGACGGCGCGCTCGCCCCGATGGCGCTCGATGGCCGCCGCCAGCACGTTCGCGACGCTGCGGAGGAAGCTGGCCTCGTCCTCGCCGAACCGGCGGGGCCGGGACGCGAAGGCGCCGAAGACGCCGAACGGCGGCCGGCCCCGGATGACGACGGTGAGGCCGCTCGGGATGCCATGGTCCCGGAGCAGCGGCGGCGTGGTAAAGCGCGTCTCGGTGCCGAGGTCGTCCGCGATCACCGGCTCGTCGCGGAGCAGGGTGTACCCGGCCTGGGAGTCGGTCCCCGTCGCGACCGTGGCGTGCCCCACGGCGCCGGGCTTCCAGCCGAGGCCCGCCCGCAAGAGGAGGACGTCGTCGCCGGGCTGGAGCTCCAGGACGTGGCCGTACTCGACGTCGAGGGTCCGGGCCGCGAGGGCGAGGGCTTCGTTCAGCAGCGCGTCCAGGTCGGTGGATTCGAGAGCACGCCGCCCGAACTCGGCGATGGCGGCCTGCTGCTGGGCGCGGACGCGCAGCTCGACCTCGGCCCGCGTCCGCTCGGCGTAGAGCCGGCTGTTCTCGAGCGCGATGGCGGCCTGGTCGGCGAGCTTGCTCAGGATTCCCAGGTCGCGCGGCGTGAAGGGCCGCGGCGTCCGGTTGACGGCGCAGAGGAGCCCGGTGATGGCGCCGCGCAGCATCAAGGGCACCACCGCCGCGGACACGGTGCCCTCCGCGGCGGCGACCTCTGCGTAATCCTGGCTGACGCGGGTGTCCCGGAGATAATCGTCGCTCACGAAGGGCTCGCCCGTCTCCAGGACGATGCCGCCCATCCCCCGGCCCCGGCTGATGGTGAGCGAGAAGAGCGCCCGGGACCGCGCGCCGGAGGCGGTCACGACCGCGGCGCTGTCCGTGTCGGGATCGTACGGCGCCAGGAAGGTGAAGTCGCAGCCGCACAGGGCCCGCGCCCGGTCCACGATCCGCTGGAGGACCTCGTCGCGCTCCAGCGACGAGGTGATGTGGCGGGCGACCAGCTCGAGCGCGAGGGCCTCCTCGTGCTGGCGGCGAGTCTCTCCGAGCAGCCGGGATTGCGCCTCGAACAGGCGCGCGTTCTCGAGCGCCACCGCCGCCTGGTCGGCGAAGGCCTGGGCCAGGCGGATGTCGTCCTCGCCGAACACGCGGCCGGCTCGGTCGGCCACCGCGAGCGTGCCGATGGCCCGGCCCTTGACGAGCAACGGGACGGACAACCCGGCGGGAAGGGGATTCTCCTCGAACCCCGCTCGGACCTCGGGCGGGAGTCCGATCCGAGGATCGGCCAGGATGTTCGGCGTGGTGACGGCCCGGCCCTCCTGGAGGGCCAACCCGGAAAGGCCGGTCCCGCGGGGGAGGCACAGGCTGCGCCCGGCCGGGGACTGAAGCTCCTCGGCATCGCTGAGAGCCACCGCCACCAGGTCTCCGGACACCGGCTCCAGGCGGTAGAGCGTCGAAGCGAGCGCCCGGAGCAGCCGCCGGACGCTGTCCGCGATCCGCCGCGCCACCTCCTCGAGGTCCAGGGACTGGGAGATGAGCTGTCCGACCTCGGCCAGAGCCTCCGCCTCCCGCCGCTGCCGCTCGGCCTCGGCGAAGAGCCGGGTATTCTGGATGGCGATCGCCGCGTGGTCGGCCAGCCGCATGAGGATCGCCTCGTCGTCGAGGGTGAACGGGTTGCGCGAGCGATTGCTGACGTACAGCAATCCTTCCAGCCGATCCTCCATGAGGATGGGGACGACCAGCTGGGCGACCACGCCTTCCGCCGCCGACGACGCCAGGTAGTCCTTGGTGATCTGGTCGTCCCGGGCGTAGTCGTCCGTCCGGAACGGACGCCGGGTCGTGATGACTCGGCCGCCCGCACCCTTGCCACCTTCGACGCGGCCGGCCTTGTAGCCGGGCGAGCACACGCCCGCCCAGTAGCGGAGGACCACCGCCCCAGCATGGACATCCCACAGCCCGATCTCGGCCAGATCGCTCGCGCACAGCTCCCGGGCGCTGTCAGTGACCCGCTGGAGCACGACATCGAGGTCCAGGGAGGCGTTGATCTTCCGCACCAGCTCCGCCATGACCTCGGCTTCCCGCCGGCGCCGCTCGCGCTCCTCCTCGGCCTGCTTGCGCTCGGTGATGTCCAGCATCGAGCCGAGGATGCGGAGCGGGGTGCCGTCCGGGCCGCGCTGGACGTACCCCCGGTCCAGGATGGTCGCGTACGAGCCGTCGCGGCGGCGGAACCGGTACTCCCCCGTCGAGACGTCACCCCCCGCGGCAAGGACCGCCTGGTGACTCGTCGCGACGCGCTCGCGGTCCTCGGGATGGACGTGGTCGATCCACCAGGCGAAGGCCTCCTCGGTCGTCGACCCCGCCTCGGCCGGCGCATAGCCGAACACGGTCCGGAGCGCCTCGTGCCACACGGCCTCGCCCGTGACCAGGTTCCAGTCCCAGATGACGTCGTGGGTGGCCCGGGCGACCAGGAGGTAGCGCTCGGCCAGCTCGCGCAGCGCGCGGATCTCCCGGGCGGCATCGGCCTTGGGTCGTCGGCTCATCGCGTCGCCAGCCTCGATGTGCTCGGCAAAGTTGCGCTCTCTATAGTCCCCGGCCCTCCCCGTTGTCAAGGGCGGCGGCCTCGACGCCGGGCCTCGGTTGAAGGACGGCCGGGCCGGCCGCTATACTCACGCCGCCGTGGATGCGTCTCGCCGCCGCGTCGGGTCCGTCGTGGTGGCCGTGCTGGTCGGAGTCCTGCTGGCGGCGCTCGACGCCACCGTCGTCGGCACCGCGATGCCGACCATCATCGCCACCCTGGGCGGGGTGGCCCTGTACCCGTGGGTGTTCGCCGCGTACCTCTTGGCCTCCACGGCCGTGATGCCGGTCTTCGGCGGGCTGTCGGACCGTCTCGGGCGGCGGACGCCCTTCGTGGCGGCCGTCGCGATCTTCAGCGCCGGCTCGTTGCTGGCGGGTGCCGCTCCCACCATGCTGGCGCTCATCGCGGGACGCGGCCTGCAGGGGATCGGCGCCGGCGGGATCTTCTCGCTCGCGATCATCATCGTCGGGGATCTCTTCCCTGGCGCCCGACACGGCCGCATGCTGGGGCTCCTCTCGGCCGTCTGGGGTGTGGCGGCCATCACCGGCCCCATTCTGGGCGGCCTGATCGTCGACCAGTGGGGCTGGCGCTGGGTCTTCTACCTGAACCTGCCCTTCAGCGCGGCCGTGATCCTGCTCATCCTGCTCGGCTTCCGGGAGACCGCGCCGGCCGGCTTCGCCCAGGGGAGGAGGCGGCTCGACCTGGCGGGAGCCGCGCTCTTCCTCGTCGGGGTGACGGCCGTCCTGCTGGTCTTCCTCCAGCCCCGGGGCGGCGCGGGCGCCGGCCTCCTCGGCCCCGGGCGACTGATGGCGGCGGTCGTGGGGCTGGGGGCCTTGGCGGCGTTCGTCCGGGTCGAGCGGACGTCGGACGATCCGCTGGTGGCCCTCGCGCTGTTCCGCGAGGCGCCCTTCGCGGTCGGCTGCCTGGCCGGGTTCTTCGCGGGGGCGGCGATGTTCGGGGCGATCCTGCACCTCCCGCTCCTCGTCCAGTGGGGGCACGGGACGGATGCCACGACCGCCGGGCTCTCGCTGATGGCTACCAGCGGCGGCTGGGCCCTCGGCAGCTTCGCCGGTGGCCAGCTCGTGAACCGCTTCGGCTTCCGTCGGATCGCCGTCTCCGGAATGGCGGTGATGACGGCGGGCTACCTGGCCCTGGCCTGGCGGCCGCACGGGACGTTGAGGTTCCTGATAGCCGTGGCCGGCGTCCTCGGCATCGGGATGGGACTCGTCACGATCACCCTCATCGTGGCCGTCCAGAGCCTGATCCGGCTGGAGCAGCGCGGCATCGCGACCTCCGCGATGCTCTTCTTCCGGAACATCGGGGGCACGGTCGGCGTGGCGGCGATGGGCGGCATGCTGACGGCGCGGCTGGGGGTGCAGGTGGGCGAAGGCGCCGGGGCGCTCCCGCCGGCGCTGGCCGCCGCCTTCGTGGTCGAGATGGGCGCCGTGCTCTGGCTCGGCGTGGGCTCGGCGCTGCTCGGCCTCGCGGCGACGTGCTTCCTCCCGCCGGCCACGCCGCTCTCGAGGAGGCCCGGGGGGGCGATGGGATGAGGGCCGTGCTCTCGTGGCAGCGTCTCTTCCCGACCTGCCTTGCATTCGAAATAGCTGGCTACTAAAATAGCGTCATTCTCCTCGAGGAGGCATCGGTGAAAGTCGCGAACACGGTCGACTTGAAGAACCGGACCAACGAGTTGCTGCGGCAGGTCATGAAGGGTGAGTCGGTCATCATCACCTATCGCGGTAAGCCGGCGGCGTCCATCACGCCCCTGTCCGAGGAGGATCTCGAGGACTTCATCCTCGAGCACAGCCCAAAGATCCGGAGGATGATCGCCGAGGCTGAGGCGGACCGGAAGGCCGGCCGCGTCATCCCGCTGGAAGCGTATCTGGCCAAGCAGCGGGCCCGTTGACGCCCTTCCAGGTCCAGCTGACTCGGGCGGCGGTACGGGACCTGGACGCTCTCCCTCCTGCCGATCGGGACCGGATCACCGGTGACGTCGTCGCCCTGGCCGAAAACGCGATCGGACGACCTCCTCGCATCAGGCGGCTCAGGGGGCTCGCGTTTCCTGTCTATCGGCTCCGCTCCGGTGACCACCGGGTTCTGTACCGGGTCGACGGGCCGGTGGTGACGGTGATGCGGGTGGTGGACCGGCGAGACCTCGATCGGGCCATACGGTCGCTCGGGCTGGTGCGACCGGAGCGCGGCGAGCGACCCCGATGAATCACGCCGATCGAGCGGCGCGCCGACGTCCTGCTGGCGACGGGCGTCCGGCCGGCGACCGCGCCCGCGGCGGCCGAGCGCTAACCTTGCCGCTCCGCGCGTCCTTCCGGTATGATGGGGGGCCAGTCATCATTCTTCGTCGAGGGCGGGCGTCATGAACATCGCGGTGGTGGGGACGGGCTACGTCGGGCTGGTCACCGGGGCCGTTTTCGCGGACCTCGGGAACGACGTGGTCTGCGTGGACAAGGACGGCGCCAAGATCGGGATGCTCCACGCCGGGCAGATGCCGATCTACGAGCCCGGACTGGAGGAGCTGGTCCAGCGAAACGTCGCCGACGGCCGGCTCGGCTTCACGACCGACCTCTCCCAGGCCGTGCGGCGCTCGGACATCATCTTCATCGCGGTGGGCACGCCGCCCAAGGCCAGCGGCGAGTCGGACCTCTCGGCGGTCGAGGAGGTCGCGCTCGGCATCGCGCGCAGCCTGGACCGATACAAGGTCATCGTCAACAAGTCCACCGTCCCGGTAGGGACGGGTGACGTCGTCCGCGACATCATCGCCCGCAATCGTCGTCGCCCTGTCGAGTTCGACGTGGTCTCCAACCCGGAGTTCCTCCGCGAGGGCTCGGCCATCGAGGATACCCTCCGGCCGGACCGCATCGTCATCGGAGCCCCGAACCAGCAGGTGGCGATGACCCTGCTCGAGCTGTATGCCCCGCTGGAGCGGCCCATGATCATCACCGACGTGCCGTCGGCGGAGATGATCAAGTACGCGTCGAACTCGTTCCTGGCTACCAAGATCTCGTTCATCAACGCCATCGCCAACATCTGCGAGCTGGCCGGGGCGGACGTGACCCAGGTGGTCAAGGGCATGGGGCTCGATCCTCGGATCGGGTCGGCGTTCCTCCAGCCGGGGCTGGGGTACGGGGGCTCCTGCTTTCCCAAGGACACCGACTCGCTCATCCAGAACGCCTCGGCGCTCGGCTACGAGTTCCGCCTGCTCCGCTCGGTCGTCGACATCAACCGGGACCGCGCCCAGCGGTTCGTGGCGCTGATCCGGAAGGTCCTCGCCCCCCTCGACGATCGGGTGATCGCCGTCCTGGGGCTCGCCTTCAAGCCCAAGACCGACGACATGCGGGACGCGC contains:
- a CDS encoding MFS transporter → MKDGRAGRYTHAAVDASRRRVGSVVVAVLVGVLLAALDATVVGTAMPTIIATLGGVALYPWVFAAYLLASTAVMPVFGGLSDRLGRRTPFVAAVAIFSAGSLLAGAAPTMLALIAGRGLQGIGAGGIFSLAIIIVGDLFPGARHGRMLGLLSAVWGVAAITGPILGGLIVDQWGWRWVFYLNLPFSAAVILLILLGFRETAPAGFAQGRRRLDLAGAALFLVGVTAVLLVFLQPRGGAGAGLLGPGRLMAAVVGLGALAAFVRVERTSDDPLVALALFREAPFAVGCLAGFFAGAAMFGAILHLPLLVQWGHGTDATTAGLSLMATSGGWALGSFAGGQLVNRFGFRRIAVSGMAVMTAGYLALAWRPHGTLRFLIAVAGVLGIGMGLVTITLIVAVQSLIRLEQRGIATSAMLFFRNIGGTVGVAAMGGMLTARLGVQVGEGAGALPPALAAAFVVEMGAVLWLGVGSALLGLAATCFLPPATPLSRRPGGAMG
- a CDS encoding GAF domain-containing protein translates to MSRRPKADAAREIRALRELAERYLLVARATHDVIWDWNLVTGEAVWHEALRTVFGYAPAEAGSTTEEAFAWWIDHVHPEDRERVATSHQAVLAAGGDVSTGEYRFRRRDGSYATILDRGYVQRGPDGTPLRILGSMLDITERKQAEEERERRRREAEVMAELVRKINASLDLDVVLQRVTDSARELCASDLAEIGLWDVHAGAVVLRYWAGVCSPGYKAGRVEGGKGAGGRVITTRRPFRTDDYARDDQITKDYLASSAAEGVVAQLVVPILMEDRLEGLLYVSNRSRNPFTLDDEAILMRLADHAAIAIQNTRLFAEAERQRREAEALAEVGQLISQSLDLEEVARRIADSVRRLLRALASTLYRLEPVSGDLVAVALSDAEELQSPAGRSLCLPRGTGLSGLALQEGRAVTTPNILADPRIGLPPEVRAGFEENPLPAGLSVPLLVKGRAIGTLAVADRAGRVFGEDDIRLAQAFADQAAVALENARLFEAQSRLLGETRRQHEEALALELVARHITSSLERDEVLQRIVDRARALCGCDFTFLAPYDPDTDSAAVVTASGARSRALFSLTISRGRGMGGIVLETGEPFVSDDYLRDTRVSQDYAEVAAAEGTVSAAVVPLMLRGAITGLLCAVNRTPRPFTPRDLGILSKLADQAAIALENSRLYAERTRAEVELRVRAQQQAAIAEFGRRALESTDLDALLNEALALAARTLDVEYGHVLELQPGDDVLLLRAGLGWKPGAVGHATVATGTDSQAGYTLLRDEPVIADDLGTETRFTTPPLLRDHGIPSGLTVVIRGRPPFGVFGAFASRPRRFGEDEASFLRSVANVLAAAIERHRGERAVRESEARFRAAFEQSRLGRALQALDGRYLRVNRALCDMLGYSEEELLATHWQALTPPEDVEQELALDARMLGGEADSYQLEKRYVSRSGVIVWAALSVTLLRDAAGQPLHFLAEIQDVTPRKRAEEALRDYAERLEILHEADQAILLARSPAEIAAASLRHIRRRLTCQRAGVALFEPDEDAATIAFIETDVATRVGPGTRVPLEVFGVEELRRGTVHVVEDILSLPRLLPIHDDLLAEGVRSYVNIPLIAQGELIGSLNLSASLPGAFQAHDVEIAREVADSLAVALHGARMFDEVRAGRERLQALSRRLVEVQEAERRHLARELHDEIGQVLTALKLSLEISARTPGAGSGSLDEAHKLVDDLISRVRELSLELRPAMLDDLGLLPALVWHFERYTEKTGIRVVFEHAGLEARFPPEVGTAAYRIVQEALTNVARHAGVDQATVWVWTDGGGLQVHVEDLGRGFDPAAVAAPEAVGLTGMRERAALLGGHVTIESAPGAGTRVTAGLPLASRLERRRRR
- a CDS encoding type II toxin-antitoxin system prevent-host-death family antitoxin, whose translation is MKVANTVDLKNRTNELLRQVMKGESVIITYRGKPAASITPLSEEDLEDFILEHSPKIRRMIAEAEADRKAGRVIPLEAYLAKQRAR
- a CDS encoding type II toxin-antitoxin system RelE/ParE family toxin, with protein sequence MTPFQVQLTRAAVRDLDALPPADRDRITGDVVALAENAIGRPPRIRRLRGLAFPVYRLRSGDHRVLYRVDGPVVTVMRVVDRRDLDRAIRSLGLVRPERGERPR
- a CDS encoding UDP-glucose/GDP-mannose dehydrogenase family protein, producing MNIAVVGTGYVGLVTGAVFADLGNDVVCVDKDGAKIGMLHAGQMPIYEPGLEELVQRNVADGRLGFTTDLSQAVRRSDIIFIAVGTPPKASGESDLSAVEEVALGIARSLDRYKVIVNKSTVPVGTGDVVRDIIARNRRRPVEFDVVSNPEFLREGSAIEDTLRPDRIVIGAPNQQVAMTLLELYAPLERPMIITDVPSAEMIKYASNSFLATKISFINAIANICELAGADVTQVVKGMGLDPRIGSAFLQPGLGYGGSCFPKDTDSLIQNASALGYEFRLLRSVVDINRDRAQRFVALIRKVLAPLDDRVIAVLGLAFKPKTDDMRDARSIEVVKHLLEGGARVRAYDPVAMANAKTLLPPGVEYCQSSYEAAEGADAAAIVTEWNEFKLLNLERLRGVMRRPLIFDGRNIYEPERMRRLGFEYHSIGRRAVYPT